From the genome of Gammaproteobacteria bacterium, one region includes:
- a CDS encoding antibiotic biosynthesis monooxygenase: MLALSKAILKDFILEPEQDLERVKQELVRHIDLTRMEPGCLVFNAIQNTADPKRFEVYEEFVNRAAFSFHQHGVRGPAWGKITGNVVRCYEIEGVDAI; the protein is encoded by the coding sequence GTGTTAGCGCTATCAAAGGCCATTCTGAAAGACTTTATTCTGGAGCCGGAACAGGACCTGGAGCGTGTAAAGCAGGAGTTGGTGCGTCACATTGACCTGACGAGAATGGAGCCGGGTTGTCTCGTATTTAACGCGATTCAGAATACTGCAGATCCGAAACGCTTTGAAGTTTATGAAGAATTCGTAAATAGAGCTGCATTCTCGTTCCATCAACATGGAGTGCGCGGCCCCGCATGGGGAAAAATCACTGGAAATGTGGTAAGGTGCTACGAAATCGAAGGGGTTGACGCAATCTGA
- a CDS encoding thioesterase family protein, translated as MKPSLKPGIRYEHRFVIPSSKTVPALYPEAEEFLAMPEVFATGFLVGFLEWACIKLVVPHLDWPAEQSVGTHINVSHEAATPAGLEVTANVTLVEVDGRRLRFDVEAHDGIDLISRGSHERFVIDKQRFDAGMVAKQTGAR; from the coding sequence ATGAAGCCATCACTCAAACCCGGCATCCGCTATGAACATCGATTCGTGATTCCATCATCCAAAACCGTACCTGCCCTGTACCCCGAAGCCGAGGAATTCCTGGCCATGCCGGAAGTGTTTGCCACCGGCTTCCTGGTAGGCTTCCTGGAATGGGCCTGCATCAAACTGGTAGTGCCGCACCTGGACTGGCCGGCGGAACAAAGTGTCGGCACTCACATTAATGTCAGTCACGAGGCGGCGACACCGGCCGGGCTGGAAGTCACGGCCAATGTCACACTGGTGGAGGTTGATGGCAGGCGATTGCGCTTCGACGTGGAAGCTCACGATGGCATTGACCTGATCAGCCGCGGCAGCCATGAACGCTTTGTTATTGACAAGCAGCGTTTTGATGCCGGCATGGTGGCCAAACAAACCGGGGCTCGCTGA
- the rsgA gene encoding ribosome small subunit-dependent GTPase A, protein MKNNYEALNKLGWSDWFAQRAICEPTDAIARVAAVDRDQLLIEGQAGQFRAKLSGSYLHHHVPEQFPCVGDWVCVERQHGDDFGIIHAVIERRTSLHRKSAGHNVEHQMIAANIDYVVIVQSCQFDFNLNRLQRYLVMILEGGAAPCILLTKTDLVDPGVLSSQLAEIASAGITAPIFPLSNVTRHGLDEFRHLLVPTKTYCFVGSSGVGKSTLINHLIGHQQLETGSTSGTGEGRHTTVRRELIRLEGGALVIDNPGMRELGIIDANEGIGDSYADISALSTGCHYRNCSHTDEPGCAVLAAVRDGEISTESLGNFHKIKEESRFNDMSYADKRKKDRNFGRYIKSAKKDLKKDK, encoded by the coding sequence ATGAAAAACAATTACGAAGCACTGAATAAGCTCGGCTGGAGCGACTGGTTCGCGCAACGGGCAATATGCGAGCCAACCGATGCCATTGCTCGCGTGGCGGCAGTGGACCGTGACCAGTTGCTGATCGAGGGGCAGGCCGGGCAATTCCGGGCGAAGCTGTCCGGCAGTTATTTGCACCACCATGTTCCCGAGCAATTTCCCTGCGTCGGTGACTGGGTGTGCGTGGAAAGACAACACGGTGATGACTTTGGCATCATCCATGCAGTGATCGAACGCAGGACGTCGCTGCACAGGAAATCAGCCGGCCACAACGTCGAACACCAAATGATTGCCGCCAACATCGACTACGTGGTGATCGTCCAGTCATGCCAGTTTGATTTCAACCTGAATCGCCTGCAGCGCTATCTTGTCATGATCCTGGAAGGCGGTGCAGCACCGTGCATCTTGCTGACCAAAACCGACCTGGTCGATCCGGGTGTGTTGTCCTCGCAACTGGCCGAGATCGCTTCTGCCGGTATTACCGCTCCGATTTTCCCGCTAAGCAATGTTACCCGTCATGGACTGGATGAGTTCCGACATCTGCTAGTGCCGACCAAGACCTATTGTTTTGTCGGTTCATCCGGGGTGGGCAAGAGTACGCTGATAAACCACCTGATTGGGCACCAACAGCTGGAAACAGGATCAACCAGTGGCACCGGTGAAGGACGACACACGACGGTGCGTCGGGAACTGATTCGCCTGGAAGGCGGTGCGCTGGTTATCGATAATCCCGGGATGCGCGAACTTGGCATTATTGATGCGAATGAAGGCATCGGCGACAGCTATGCCGACATTTCGGCGCTATCAACCGGCTGTCATTACCGGAACTGCAGCCATACTGATGAGCCGGGATGTGCCGTGCTTGCCGCGGTGCGCGATGGCGAGATCAGCACGGAATCGCTTGGGAATTTTCACAAGATCAAGGAAGAATCCAGGTTTAATGACATGTCCTATGCTGACAAGAGAAAGAAGGATCGGAACTTTGGCCGATACATCAAGTCGGCCAAGAAGGACTTGAAAAAGGACAAGTAG
- a CDS encoding macro domain-containing protein: MKPDIRFGDILDQDVEVIVNAWNRNIIPWWLLLPQGVSGAIKKKGGYAPFRDVARFGPIPLGEARLTGAGTLPFKAIIHVAGINMFWCATKSSVTNSVINAMRLVNENGYKSVAFPLIGAGSGNRGEQWSLDLMNHAFEQVESDAKVFIVRYKKGH; the protein is encoded by the coding sequence ATGAAACCCGATATACGATTTGGCGATATCCTGGATCAAGACGTCGAGGTCATCGTGAACGCCTGGAACAGGAATATCATTCCCTGGTGGCTGTTGCTGCCACAGGGCGTATCAGGCGCGATAAAAAAGAAAGGTGGCTATGCACCGTTCAGGGACGTGGCCAGGTTTGGCCCCATACCGCTCGGCGAAGCGCGGCTAACCGGCGCAGGCACGTTGCCATTCAAAGCAATCATCCACGTGGCGGGCATCAATATGTTCTGGTGTGCCACGAAATCATCAGTCACGAATTCAGTTATCAATGCCATGAGACTGGTGAATGAAAACGGCTATAAAAGTGTCGCGTTTCCCCTGATTGGTGCGGGTTCCGGAAACCGGGGAGAGCAATGGTCCCTGGATTTAATGAACCACGCGTTTGAGCAAGTGGAAAGTGATGCAAAAGTATTCATCGTCCGGTATAAAAAAGGACATTGA
- a CDS encoding VOC family protein, translating to MTDSAAVEIKAFVPAKDFGLSKKFYTDLGFDLKWTDEELAYFACGATSFLLQNFYVKAHADNFMMHLLVRNADDWWNRLTASGIVDRYGVSMTEPGDRSWGMRDFTLIDPSGVLWHIANNIPQS from the coding sequence ATGACGGATTCAGCCGCAGTCGAAATCAAGGCGTTTGTGCCAGCCAAGGATTTCGGTTTATCCAAAAAGTTTTATACAGACCTTGGCTTCGATCTGAAATGGACCGATGAGGAACTGGCGTATTTTGCGTGCGGGGCGACGAGCTTTCTTCTGCAGAACTTCTATGTCAAGGCGCACGCCGACAACTTCATGATGCACCTGCTTGTCAGGAATGCCGATGACTGGTGGAACCGGCTGACGGCAAGTGGCATTGTTGATCGCTACGGCGTTTCCATGACCGAACCGGGAGACCGCAGCTGGGGCATGCGGGACTTCACCCTGATCGACCCATCCGGCGTGTTGTGGCACATCGCCAATAATATCCCGCAATCATAA
- a CDS encoding PilZ domain-containing protein: MENRRHPRNPIAVMMKVWHPQFGEKLVTTRDLSDGGLFIVCDPATMPAMGEILDGQVQSEHAELPIVKMEIVRAEKDGLGLRFVGT, from the coding sequence ATGGAAAACCGGCGTCACCCGAGAAATCCTATTGCCGTAATGATGAAGGTATGGCACCCGCAGTTTGGCGAAAAGCTGGTGACTACGCGCGACCTGTCAGATGGCGGGCTGTTTATTGTTTGTGACCCGGCTACCATGCCGGCAATGGGCGAGATCCTGGACGGGCAGGTGCAGTCCGAACATGCCGAGTTGCCGATTGTGAAAATGGAAATTGTCCGGGCCGAGAAAGACGGGCTTGGGTTGCGATTTGTTGGTACATAA
- a CDS encoding class I SAM-dependent methyltransferase, whose protein sequence is MANDFVGAEHEFHSKEFALGWAERFVPTPERLRLFDLIFTELTEAVPDDGRIVELGMGPGYLASYLLERMPSVSYCGIDFSTPMLDIARERLEKFSPRVIYTQADLVDQAWEQRVTKPVHAIVSTWALHDLGSRDNINTVYQRSFSTLNSGGVLINGDFIKPIDAVQEFEGGRIYIAEHLESLDKLGYSNPRCLSVFETELDNPTSAQNYACIMAEK, encoded by the coding sequence ATGGCAAACGACTTCGTCGGCGCTGAGCATGAGTTTCACAGCAAGGAGTTTGCGCTCGGCTGGGCCGAGCGATTCGTTCCTACGCCCGAGCGCCTGCGGTTGTTTGATCTGATCTTTACCGAGCTCACGGAAGCGGTTCCGGATGATGGGCGCATTGTTGAGTTGGGGATGGGGCCGGGCTACCTGGCGAGTTATCTTCTCGAGCGAATGCCCAGCGTCTCGTACTGCGGCATCGACTTTTCCACGCCGATGCTGGACATTGCCCGAGAACGGCTAGAGAAATTTTCGCCGCGAGTCATTTATACCCAGGCGGATCTGGTCGATCAGGCCTGGGAACAGCGCGTCACCAAACCTGTGCATGCGATCGTGTCCACGTGGGCATTGCATGATCTGGGCAGCCGGGACAACATCAATACTGTTTACCAGCGCTCGTTTAGCACCTTGAACAGTGGCGGTGTCCTGATAAATGGCGATTTCATCAAGCCAATCGACGCTGTACAGGAGTTCGAAGGCGGGCGTATTTATATTGCCGAGCATCTTGAGAGCCTGGACAAACTGGGCTATTCGAATCCCCGTTGTCTATCAGTATTCGAAACAGAACTAGACAACCCCACTTCAGCACAGAACTATGCTTGCATAATGGCAGAAAAGTGA
- a CDS encoding GNAT family N-acetyltransferase → MFRLEVDKEINLVFLQNSMAPELYALVESNRDYLHQWMPWVEGTTSVADIESFIERSVNGFAKEATLVCAIEYKGKLGGIISYNKISKTLKKVELGYWLAEALQGNGIIYRACKKLIDYAFHEMNMEKAEIRVVTGNLASRKVCEKLGGTLEGEISHSENLHGNIAGHAVYAIHNK, encoded by the coding sequence ATGTTTAGACTGGAAGTCGATAAGGAGATTAACCTGGTCTTTTTGCAGAACTCCATGGCACCGGAGCTGTATGCACTCGTGGAAAGCAACCGGGATTACTTGCACCAGTGGATGCCCTGGGTTGAAGGCACAACATCAGTAGCTGATATTGAATCGTTTATTGAGCGCTCTGTTAACGGTTTTGCCAAGGAAGCCACACTGGTTTGTGCCATCGAGTATAAGGGAAAGCTCGGCGGTATCATCAGTTACAACAAGATTTCCAAAACTCTGAAGAAAGTAGAGCTGGGCTACTGGCTGGCGGAAGCATTACAGGGCAACGGAATCATCTACCGGGCATGTAAAAAGCTCATCGACTATGCGTTTCATGAAATGAATATGGAAAAAGCAGAGATCAGGGTGGTGACAGGCAACCTTGCCAGCCGCAAGGTCTGTGAAAAACTCGGCGGCACCCTGGAGGGCGAGATCAGTCATAGTGAAAACCTTCATGGGAACATTGCCGGCCACGCGGTGTACGCTATTCACAACAAGTAA
- a CDS encoding class I SAM-dependent methyltransferase encodes MHTRHRIQFPKSESSKLNQDEVYFYLQEQEKQRKIRFHDYDRIYQVQGLYEQIFYDRLKCTSPEKVTAILASSVRQSDDNLSELRVLDFGAGNGMMGESLKNHGISRLIGVDIIPEAKEATLRDRPGLYDAYYVEDFTQLSAEKKEDIASWQCDCMVTVAALGFGDIPVKAFIEAFNIIKTKGWVAFNIKETFFDVSDKSGFSKMIRDLIFSKYLDVYHIERYRHRLSIEGEPLYYFAIAGRKNADVSREFLESQGVSA; translated from the coding sequence ATGCATACACGTCACAGAATTCAGTTTCCAAAATCCGAATCTTCAAAACTCAACCAGGACGAAGTCTATTTCTATCTCCAGGAACAGGAAAAGCAGCGCAAAATCCGCTTCCATGATTACGACAGGATCTACCAGGTGCAGGGCCTGTATGAGCAGATCTTCTATGATCGCCTGAAATGCACCTCCCCGGAGAAAGTCACCGCCATCCTGGCGTCGTCGGTAAGGCAATCAGACGACAACTTGTCTGAATTGCGCGTACTGGACTTTGGTGCCGGTAACGGAATGATGGGCGAGTCCCTGAAGAATCACGGTATCTCGCGATTGATTGGTGTTGATATTATCCCTGAAGCGAAGGAAGCTACCTTGCGAGACAGGCCGGGGCTGTATGATGCCTACTATGTTGAAGACTTCACGCAACTGAGCGCCGAGAAGAAAGAAGATATAGCCTCGTGGCAGTGTGATTGCATGGTTACTGTGGCGGCGCTGGGGTTTGGCGACATCCCGGTCAAGGCATTTATCGAAGCCTTCAATATCATCAAGACCAAGGGCTGGGTCGCGTTTAATATAAAAGAAACGTTTTTCGACGTCAGCGACAAGTCCGGGTTTTCCAAGATGATCCGCGACCTGATATTTTCCAAGTACCTGGATGTCTATCATATCGAGCGCTACCGCCATCGATTGTCTATCGAGGGAGAGCCGCTGTATTATTTTGCCATCGCGGGACGAAAGAATGCCGACGTATCCAGGGAGTTCCTTGAGTCGCAAGGCGTCAGCGCCTGA
- a CDS encoding GNAT family N-acetyltransferase produces the protein MIRPLDVNVADDLEAVARIYNHYIINTAITFEELPIDADIIRTRVEKVTAAGLPWLIAEQNGEVIGYAYAAPWRERSAYRFSVEVSAYLDKDQTGNGWGTRLFEELFARLRQCSIHVAIGGITLPNAASVALHEKFGMTKVAHYPEVGYKFERWLDVGYWQVILAE, from the coding sequence ATGATTCGACCGCTGGATGTGAATGTCGCCGACGATCTTGAAGCGGTCGCCCGGATCTACAACCATTATATAATCAATACGGCGATCACCTTTGAAGAGCTGCCCATTGATGCGGACATAATCCGCACGCGCGTTGAAAAAGTCACGGCTGCCGGTTTGCCCTGGTTGATCGCCGAGCAGAATGGTGAAGTCATCGGTTATGCCTATGCCGCGCCGTGGCGTGAACGCTCGGCTTATCGGTTCAGTGTTGAAGTCAGCGCCTACCTGGACAAGGATCAAACCGGTAATGGTTGGGGCACCAGGCTGTTCGAAGAATTGTTTGCCCGGTTAAGACAATGTTCCATTCATGTCGCCATTGGCGGCATTACCCTGCCCAATGCCGCCAGCGTCGCGCTGCATGAAAAGTTCGGCATGACAAAGGTCGCCCATTACCCGGAAGTCGGTTACAAGTTCGAGCGCTGGCTGGATGTGGGCTATTGGCAGGTCATACTCGCCGAATAG
- a CDS encoding class I SAM-dependent methyltransferase, with product MQPDQIAETYNKIAEHWDSPDFNYDNGISQHQRALGLAPQAGAALDAGCGASGRIIELLLAKGYDVEGVDISVEMLRRARRRHPGVVFHEANICTWELPRQYAVISAWDSIWHVPLAQQLPLIKKLCNHLVPGGVLIFTTGGVEQADEITPDCFGQPLYHAAPGIPSLVQALGEAGCRCAHLEYDQYPENHVYLVAQRLEHTP from the coding sequence ATGCAGCCCGACCAAATCGCTGAAACCTACAACAAGATCGCCGAACACTGGGACTCTCCCGACTTTAATTACGACAACGGTATCAGTCAGCACCAACGTGCCCTGGGGTTGGCACCGCAGGCCGGCGCCGCGCTGGACGCGGGCTGTGGCGCCAGTGGTCGCATTATTGAATTACTGTTGGCCAAGGGCTACGACGTTGAGGGTGTCGATATCTCCGTGGAAATGTTGCGCCGCGCGCGCCGCCGCCATCCTGGTGTTGTGTTTCACGAGGCCAACATTTGCACCTGGGAGTTGCCACGGCAATATGCGGTTATCAGTGCCTGGGACAGCATCTGGCATGTGCCGCTGGCGCAACAGCTGCCGTTAATCAAAAAGTTATGCAATCATCTCGTGCCGGGCGGAGTGTTGATATTTACCACCGGCGGTGTTGAGCAGGCGGATGAAATTACGCCAGATTGTTTCGGGCAGCCTTTATATCATGCCGCACCCGGTATCCCGTCGCTGGTGCAGGCGCTTGGGGAGGCGGGTTGTCGTTGCGCGCATCTTGAATATGACCAGTACCCGGAGAACCACGTTTACCTGGTTGCCCAGAGACTTGAACATACACCGTGA